In the Eptesicus fuscus isolate TK198812 chromosome 12, DD_ASM_mEF_20220401, whole genome shotgun sequence genome, one interval contains:
- the C12H20orf141 gene encoding LOW QUALITY PROTEIN: uncharacterized protein C20orf141 homolog (The sequence of the model RefSeq protein was modified relative to this genomic sequence to represent the inferred CDS: inserted 1 base in 1 codon), translated as MTQLCXPRPKVLAYPIPVPPRGLGAGEGLGSSMGPCVFVWGPSPAQLLDSVLGLGALGLTIRAVFSTAGPALLLLLLLVSFLAFDLLHRPPGPTQPQHTLLTGGQSQGAGEGPRQREALLLQTAAVTGRLSLQEALLLLLLGLELLLGARGMPLTLLGLAFCLYPWA; from the exons atgACCCAGCTCT CACCCAGGCCTAAAGTCCTTGCTTATcctatccctgtccctcccaggggcctgggtgctggggagggatTGGGTAGTTCAATGGGTCCATGTGTGTTCGTCTGGGGCCCTAGCCCGGCCCAGCTCCTGGACAGTGTCCTCGGGCTGGGAGCACTGGGGTTGACAATCCGGGCAGTCTTTTCCACGGCTGGCCCagccttgctgctgctgctgctactggtcAGCTTCCTGGCCTTCGACCTGCTCCACAG GCCCCCAGGTCCCACCCAGCCACAGCACACACTCCTCACAGGGGGCCAAAGTCAAGGGGCCGGCGAGGGCCCAAGACAGCGGGAGGCTCTACTCCTGCAGACCGCGGCAGTCACAGGACGGCTCAGCCTCCAGGAGGCTCTGCTACTCctgctcctgggcctggagctgctcTTGGGAGCCCGAGGCATGCCCTTGACCCTGCTTGGCCTGGCTTTCTGCCTCTATCCTTGGGCCTGA
- the TMEM239 gene encoding transmembrane protein 239 isoform X1 has product MIEGAPTVMQQPRVETDAIGAGEGPQRALPWTAWVTRQDWVRWCLCHVPQSWTQWWTTSSWRQPLQRMLWNLEGILYLLLALMLCHALFTTGSHLLSSLWPVAAAAWRHLLPAILLLVLSALPALLFTASFLLLFSTLLSLVGLLTSMSHPGYAQDLDQ; this is encoded by the exons ATGATAGAAG GTGCACCAACTGTGATGCAACAGCCTCGAGTGGAGACGGATGCCATCGGGGCCGGTGAGGGGCCGCAGCGGGCACTGCCCTGGACGGCCTGGGTCACGCGGCAGGATTGGGTGCGCTGGTGCTTGTGCCACGTGCCCCAGAGCTGGACCCAGTGGTGGACCACATCAAGCTGGCGGCAGCCACTGCAGCGTATGCTGTGGAACCTGGAGGGGATCCtctacctgctgctggcactgatGCTGTGCCACGCGCTCTTCACTACCGGCTCCCACCTGCTGAGCTCCCTGTGGCCTGTGGCGGCCGCAGCGTGGCGCCATCTGCTGCCTGCCATCCTGCTGCTGGTGCTCAGCGCCCTCCCGGCCCTGCTCTTCACCGCCTCCTTCCTGCTGCTGTTCTCTACGCTGCTGAGCCTCGTGGGCCTCCTCACCTCCATGTCTCACCCAGGCTACGCTCAGGACTTGGACCAATAG
- the PCED1A gene encoding PC-esterase domain-containing protein 1A isoform X2, protein MVFCLENKEPRCPRRSAMVHLQASEVQQLLHNKFVVILGDSIQRAVYKDLVLLLQKDSLLTAAQLKAKGELSFEQDQLVAGGQLGELHNGTQYREVRQFCSGSGHHLVRFYFLTRVYSEYLEGVLEELTYGPAPDLVIINSCLWDLSRYGRFSMESYRENLERVFMRMDQVLPDSCLLVWNMAMPLGERVTGGFLLPELQPLAASLRRDVVEGNFYSATLAGDHCFDVLDLHFHFRHAVRHRHRDGVHWDQHAHRHLSHLLLTHVADAWGVELPKRDYTPGCGPGVNVVPGPLPPPVSGPVPHGQHRGPVVHRGMPRCVPSSPYHVPRMGGPCRQRLRHSDRLIHTYKLDRRPPAHSGTWPG, encoded by the exons ATGGTCTTCTGCCTGGAGAACAAGGAGCCGCGCTGCCCCCGGCGAAGCGCCATGGTCCACCTCCAGGCCTCGGAAGTCCAACAGCTGCTACACAACAAGTTCGTGGTCATCTTGGGGGACTCAA TCCAGCGAGCTGTGTACAAGGACCTGGTGCTCCTGCTCCAGAAAGACTCACTGCTCACAGCCGCCCAGCTGAAAGCCAAG ggggaacTGAGCTTTGAACAGGACCAGCTGGTGGCTGGGGGTCAGCTGGGCGAGCTGCACAACGGGACACAGTACCGAGAGGTCCGCCAGTTCTGTTCGGGTTCTGGCCACCACCTTGTGCGCTTCTACTTCCTCACCCGAGTTTACTCCGAGTACCTGGAGGGCGTCCTGGAGGAGCTGACATATGGGCCTGCTCCGGACCTGGTGATCATCAACTCCTGCCTCTGGGATCTGTCCAG GTATGGCCGCTTCTCAATGGAGAGTTATCGAGAGAACCTGGAGCGGGTGTTCATGCGTATGGACCAGGTGTTGCCAGACTCCTGCCTGCTGGTGTGGAATATGGCAATGCCCCTGGGAGAGCGTGTCACTGGGGGCTTCCTTCTGCCTGAG CTCCAGCCCCTGGCGGCCTCTCTGCGGAGGGATGTGGTTGAAGGGAACTTCTACAGTGCTACGCTGGCTGGGGACCACTGCTTCGACGTCCTGGACCTCCACTTTCATTTCCGGCATGCAGTACGGCACCGGCACCGGGACGGTGTCCATTGGGACCAGCATGCCCACCGACATCTCTCACACTTGCTTCTGACCCATGTGGCTGACGCCTGGGGTGTGGAGCTGCCCAAGCGTGACTACACCCCTG GATGTGGCCCTGGAGTGAACGTTGTGCCCGGTCCACTGCCACCTCCAGTTTCTGGCCCTGTCCCCCATGGTCAGCACCGGGGCCCGGTGGTCCACCGGGGAATGCCACGCTGTGTTCCCAGCAGCCCCTACCATGTGCCAAGGATGGGGGGACCCTGCAGGCAGCGGCTCAGACACTCAGACAGACTGATCCACACATACAAACTGGACAggcggcctcctgcacattcGGGGACATGGCCTGGGTAG
- the PCED1A gene encoding PC-esterase domain-containing protein 1A isoform X1 codes for MVFCLENKEPRCPRRSAMVHLQASEVQQLLHNKFVVILGDSIQRAVYKDLVLLLQKDSLLTAAQLKAKGELSFEQDQLVAGGQLGELHNGTQYREVRQFCSGSGHHLVRFYFLTRVYSEYLEGVLEELTYGPAPDLVIINSCLWDLSRYGRFSMESYRENLERVFMRMDQVLPDSCLLVWNMAMPLGERVTGGFLLPELQPLAASLRRDVVEGNFYSATLAGDHCFDVLDLHFHFRHAVRHRHRDGVHWDQHAHRHLSHLLLTHVADAWGVELPKRDYTPDPWIEDWPEPDHLFQGSQGQPPDFGEQLALPPPSPLPPPMPFLYPLPQPSPPPLFPPLPQDAPFFPCQPFPPHEFFNYNTTEDFSVPPHLGCGPGVNVVPGPLPPPVSGPVPHGQHRGPVVHRGMPRCVPSSPYHVPRMGGPCRQRLRHSDRLIHTYKLDRRPPAHSGTWPG; via the exons ATGGTCTTCTGCCTGGAGAACAAGGAGCCGCGCTGCCCCCGGCGAAGCGCCATGGTCCACCTCCAGGCCTCGGAAGTCCAACAGCTGCTACACAACAAGTTCGTGGTCATCTTGGGGGACTCAA TCCAGCGAGCTGTGTACAAGGACCTGGTGCTCCTGCTCCAGAAAGACTCACTGCTCACAGCCGCCCAGCTGAAAGCCAAG ggggaacTGAGCTTTGAACAGGACCAGCTGGTGGCTGGGGGTCAGCTGGGCGAGCTGCACAACGGGACACAGTACCGAGAGGTCCGCCAGTTCTGTTCGGGTTCTGGCCACCACCTTGTGCGCTTCTACTTCCTCACCCGAGTTTACTCCGAGTACCTGGAGGGCGTCCTGGAGGAGCTGACATATGGGCCTGCTCCGGACCTGGTGATCATCAACTCCTGCCTCTGGGATCTGTCCAG GTATGGCCGCTTCTCAATGGAGAGTTATCGAGAGAACCTGGAGCGGGTGTTCATGCGTATGGACCAGGTGTTGCCAGACTCCTGCCTGCTGGTGTGGAATATGGCAATGCCCCTGGGAGAGCGTGTCACTGGGGGCTTCCTTCTGCCTGAG CTCCAGCCCCTGGCGGCCTCTCTGCGGAGGGATGTGGTTGAAGGGAACTTCTACAGTGCTACGCTGGCTGGGGACCACTGCTTCGACGTCCTGGACCTCCACTTTCATTTCCGGCATGCAGTACGGCACCGGCACCGGGACGGTGTCCATTGGGACCAGCATGCCCACCGACATCTCTCACACTTGCTTCTGACCCATGTGGCTGACGCCTGGGGTGTGGAGCTGCCCAAGCGTGACTACACCCCTG ACCCATGGATTGAGGACTGGCCAGAGCCGGATCATCTGTTCCAGGGGAGCCAGGGGCAGCCCCCAGACTTTGGGGAGCAGCTGGCCTTGCCCCCACCTTCTCCCTTGCCCCCTCCCATGCCTTTTCTCTACCCCCTTCCtcagccctccccacctcccttgttcccacccctgccccaggatgCCCCTTTTTTCCCATGCCAGCCCTTCCCACCCCATGAATTCTTCAATTATAATACAACGGAAGACTTCTCAGTGCCACCCCATTTAG GATGTGGCCCTGGAGTGAACGTTGTGCCCGGTCCACTGCCACCTCCAGTTTCTGGCCCTGTCCCCCATGGTCAGCACCGGGGCCCGGTGGTCCACCGGGGAATGCCACGCTGTGTTCCCAGCAGCCCCTACCATGTGCCAAGGATGGGGGGACCCTGCAGGCAGCGGCTCAGACACTCAGACAGACTGATCCACACATACAAACTGGACAggcggcctcctgcacattcGGGGACATGGCCTGGGTAG
- the TMEM239 gene encoding transmembrane protein 239 isoform X2: protein MQQPRVETDAIGAGEGPQRALPWTAWVTRQDWVRWCLCHVPQSWTQWWTTSSWRQPLQRMLWNLEGILYLLLALMLCHALFTTGSHLLSSLWPVAAAAWRHLLPAILLLVLSALPALLFTASFLLLFSTLLSLVGLLTSMSHPGYAQDLDQ, encoded by the coding sequence ATGCAACAGCCTCGAGTGGAGACGGATGCCATCGGGGCCGGTGAGGGGCCGCAGCGGGCACTGCCCTGGACGGCCTGGGTCACGCGGCAGGATTGGGTGCGCTGGTGCTTGTGCCACGTGCCCCAGAGCTGGACCCAGTGGTGGACCACATCAAGCTGGCGGCAGCCACTGCAGCGTATGCTGTGGAACCTGGAGGGGATCCtctacctgctgctggcactgatGCTGTGCCACGCGCTCTTCACTACCGGCTCCCACCTGCTGAGCTCCCTGTGGCCTGTGGCGGCCGCAGCGTGGCGCCATCTGCTGCCTGCCATCCTGCTGCTGGTGCTCAGCGCCCTCCCGGCCCTGCTCTTCACCGCCTCCTTCCTGCTGCTGTTCTCTACGCTGCTGAGCCTCGTGGGCCTCCTCACCTCCATGTCTCACCCAGGCTACGCTCAGGACTTGGACCAATAG